ATACCCGTATTTCATTGTCTAACAATCGGAGGTGCTGTTTTTGTGTACGATTGAGATATTTTGAAATAATGCATGAAACATGTGGTGATCTACAGCTTAATGGTTTCTTCAAGCTTTCCATCAATGAACAATTGGAAAGCTATAATTTACATGCTCCGCCACTACCAATAAGCGCAATAATAAAATTGGCGGTTGTTGAATGTTTTTGAACACCCTTTAAAATAATTGTTTTAGTGGCTAACAGTGTGGTTAACCGCTCATCTTCTAAATCTCTTAATGTTTCACAAGCCGCATCAATGACAAAACCTGAATGAATTTTAGCGAAGTCCATATTGGTCAGAGACATTAGATTTTTAATAATATCCATCTATTTTTAATTGAATTAAACGAAAAATTCTGATAAATTATTAAAAAATAATTGAAAGGAGGTTTAGTACATATTTTAAAGGTGGAGTTCTTTAGTAGTTAACTATTCATATCGAGTGAATTAAAAAGGTGTGATTATGTTGAAAAGGATTTCTAAAAAAACAATACTATTTTCGCTGCTTTTGGTTATGATGATTGCTGTATCGTACTATCTTATTGGGCAAAAAAAACCACAACCCGAGGTGACAAGTGAATTGACTGAGTTTTTGCCAAATGGTGAAAAGAAGGTAAGAGTGATGGAAGAAGTCGATGAAGAAACAACGCAGTGGCGGAGGGCAAAAGAGGCAGATATACAATCACTCATAGCAGAACAAACAGGTTTAAAAGGTGAAGATGTTCTAGTTTCGGCAACCTCTGAATCAAGTATAGGTGATACGGAGAATCAAGAAATAACATGTTCAGTTGTACTACGCACGGAGTCAACATTTGATGACCAAATTATTCAAAACGTAGTAGATGGGATTATCCATGTTTTCAAACAAGATTCGAAGGAAGCAAATATTAGTAAAGAAAACATTGTCATTGCCAATAATACAGATGTCCTCTATTAAAAAGACAACGGCTATGTAATAAAAAGTAAATAACCTGTTGGAAGTAAAGAGGGCCAATTTAACAGCACTTCACTATCACAAATGATATGCTCTCAAAATTTTATTTGTTTTAAATGCCTACACCTGGGAGCATATCCTACTTCATTGGGTGCTTTTTTTATGCCGATAATCAATCATTTTATTTAGAAAATTATATAATAGAATTGAATAATAACAAATAACATTTCTGCAAATAATACAATTTTGCTAGGTGGCAATTCTACGTTCAGCTTGGAACGTATTACGAAAAGAAGGTAATTTTGTGCGGAAAAACATTGCTGTTTTTAATTTGAGTATCGCTTTTATTTTAGGCATACCTTTTAAAATATAAAGGGGGAAGGAGTAATGGGGTCCCTTCAGGTTTATGCGGATTTACAACTTCCCTGCTGTTAAACTATCCATATAGATGGATGAAACTCATCAACACATTGACTTATTTTGTGAAACACTTTACAATAGGTTTAAACAATTAAGCATTATAACGGAGTGAGCAATGAGCATGGACGAATTTATTGGAAATCAGAAGGCAATTCATATTTTCGAGAATCTAAGCCTCTATTTTCATGGCTTGGGAGACCCTATTCGGCAGCAAATCATAGCGTTGCTGATCGACAAGGAGAGTATGAATGTGACCGAAATTACAGAACTTATTCCCATGTCACGACCTAACGTCTCTCATCACCTGAAAGTATTACGGCAAGCAGGGCTGCTTAAGGTTCAGAAGAAGGGGACGCAAATGTTCTACAGTCTTGAGTTTGACGAAGTAATAGCGCTTATGAAACAGCTTGTCCATTTCGTTGAAGAGGAATGCCAGTGCTAATGTCATTAACTTGACTAGCACAGGTCAATCCTTTTTTTATAAGCATTACGTTTATAAGATTAAACATTTAATCATTTAATTATTTAAAAGGAGATTGATAATATGAACAGAAAAATGGTACTTATTGTAGGAGGATACGGTGCAGTAGGCAGACAGATTGCTCAAATATTACACGATCGGCACCCCGAACTGGATATCACTTTGGGAGGAAGGTCACCGGAAAAAGCGGCACCTTTCGAGTCCGAACGGGTCCAAACAATCGTAGTTGATAATAATGCGGATGATCCACTACTTTATGTAGGCGACAATGTATCGCTGATCATTAACTCAGTCAACGATCTGCAGGATCGGCTGCTTCTGTCAGCAGTTAAAAGGAAAATTCCACTCATCGATCTTACTCGCTGGACAGAGCTATTCCAACAATCGGTCACCAAGTTAAAAAAAACAGATCTTCATTCCTCTGTCGTGCTGTCTTCAGGATGGATGGCGGGAACTGCTTCACTATTCGCCATGCTGCATTCGACCTCACTTCAGAACGTCGTCGTTAATATTCATGCGCTATACTCGCTGCAGGACAAAGCAGGACCTGATTCTGCGGCGTACATGGATCGTATGACCATTCCATTCTATATTATGGAACCTGAAGGAAGACGTCTTGTATTTCCAATGACAGAGCCGGTGAAAGTCCAATTTCCAGATGGATATACTGCAAAATGCTACCGGCTTGACACTCCAGATCATGTAACATTGCTAAAGGCTGGCAATGTCGACTCAGCCAACTTCCGCATCTCTTTCGACAGCAAAGTCGCTACCTCGATGCTTGTCGGAATGGTTAAGAGCGGAATATGGAAAATGATAAGTGGAGAGAGATTCCGTTCACTTAGACGAAGCCTGCTCTACAATCCGGGTACTGGCAGTGCACATCACATCCTTATTCATCTGAAGGGACGAGATCAGAATGGGCATTGGGTTGAACGAAAAATCACAATTTCTGATCCGCTTGGTCAGACTCATCTTACCGCCTTAGGAGCTGCTGTCCAAGCAGAAAAGCTATTGCGCATACCAGAGGACAAACCGCTGGCTCCGGGAATTTATTTTCCAGAAGATCTACCTGATGTACGGATGGATACCTCTGAAATTAGCAATTTTTTCAAACAAAATGGAGTTCTTATATCTCACTAACTCAAATTTCGCAGGACGAAATCGGCATATAAATCCTGACAGGGGTCCCGTCAGATTTATGCGGATTTACAACGTTAAGAAATATACACGATTTTATGCAAAGTAGAAGAACAAACCAAACAAGTAAAAATACTGCTACGTCAACCGTTTACGCCACCTGTATAAAAAGACATATAAGTAATGTTCATAAGAAAAGACACAAAACGTTGATTTAACAACATTGAAGTGACCCCTAAAAGTTAGACACGGTTAATTCATTAGGTAGCTTGTGTAAAATGAGTTCGGTATTGCACCGGACTCATTTTTAATGTGCGCCCGGTATGTGTATAAACTATAGGGTGCAAGTCCCGAGCCATGAAGACAGAAGTAGAGGTTAGCCAAGAGCAAGGGTGTCCATGGCGACGCCGAATCTGAAGGAAGCTGGCGGCAAAGCACTGGTCCGAGGAACACGAATCTCATATGCGGCTAGATACGGTTGAGTGAGTTTTCATTACAAAAAAAAGCTCTTTCTGTCAAAGGCTGTAGCTAGTAATGAGGCTGATAAATGGTGTGAACGGATGTGCTTACCCTAACACCGACTAGAGTTGTTATAGTCTGTTATAGTTTTTTAAGACATAAAAAAGTTGATTCCAAAGTTTGAGAATCAACCTAAACATTTTTATTCTGTTATAGTGCCCTTTTACGGAAAATTATTTTGAAGAATAATTCTATTTAGGGTACCGTATAATAGTTTTTTATTACGTTTCAGTTCTACCAATAATCCGAATTATATGGTAATTTCTATTTTATTTTTTTACAAGTGATATTCTACATGATTCAGTTCAAATTCTTCTCTTGTCATCCCATAACAAATACCATCATAATAGGCCCCTTTTGTAAAAATGATATTCCTTAGTTGCCCCTCTTTCATGAATGCTAATTTTTCATGCAGTCGCATGGATGGATTATTGAAAGAATAAACAGTTGCATTTACTTTTTGATAAGCAAGCTCCAAAAAGAAGAAGCGAAAAACCATCAAAATCATTTCTTTGGCATAACCTTTACCTCTATATGATTCAAATACAGCCAAATAATACTCAAAGGTACCATTCTTTTGATCACAATCAAATGTTTCAATCATACCAACAATATTATTATCTCTATCCACTGCAATAAAACGGAATTCATCTTCTTCCAATTGTTCTTCTATCCATTCTCTCATTTTATCAACCGAACGTGGAAAATGAAGTGAGTCCATATTTCGTAGAATTTCATCATCTAATGATTCAAATATAACAATATCTTCAGGTTGAATCGCTCGCAATGTAAGGTTTTGTCCTGCCCAATAAGTAACTACCATATTAACTTTTCCTCCGTTATTTGTATTTCAACAATTGAATGAACATGTTGCTTCGTTACATCTAAATATTAACATAAATAACCAAAACGAATAACAAGTGATACTCATTTAAATGGCCATTTAAAATAACGTGTCCATAACTCTATAGTATAGATACTGTAAAATTGGTGTAGTAGTATCGAGGTATTAAGTTTTCTTATGTGCTCACGTTCCGTCACATGAGCAAAACCTCGCTTATCAATCATACGTAACGGTTGCTGGTAATTATACACTTCAAATTTATCCAGTTCACTTTTATATTCAACCATATATTTTTCTTGATGATTTATATCTGTTGAAAGCTTTTTATTTGCAATTGTTAATTGATTTAAAGTTTTTTCAAGATATGTTATTTCGTTTGTACCTATCATATAAATCCCTCTATCTAAATTTTTCACCCAGTTTATCAAAAAGAATCTTGCTGGTGTTATAGTGGAGGGTTATCATTTTAATCCAACACTTAATTCGCTGTTTCAAGGTTTAAAAATTGTATATTTGGAATTTTTTTGCTAAATAAAAATATTTATTGCAATAGTAATTCTATTTTCTGAAAAATTAAACAAAACTTTATATATCAATTTGCAAAGGTTTATAAGACTCTATAAAAAGAAAACTATTCAATAAATCAGAATAAAGAAAAGTGTTATTTAACTAGATATTTTAAGTTTTTTAGAGAAAAAATGTGTTGATTTATATTTTTGTATTTTGTAGAATTCAATTTAAGTAAGCGCTTAACTTATAATCCAACTGGAGGATTTACAATATGCTTAAAGGGATTGAAATCATCATAGAAGCATTAGCAGAAAGTGAAGTGCTTATTCAAAAAACCAATAATCACAATATCTTTGCAAGCCGTTTATATTTACCAGAAGAATGTACGAGTGAGGAGGCTGGTGCAAATACGTTAGATGAAACGTCTTACCGTACAATCCGAACGATTTTTGATTATTCAACTGCCCCTTATTCAAATTTAGTTATTGGGGAAGTGATTTCTCACCCTGGGCGTTGGTCAAGCTATCCTCCACATCATCATAAACAGCCAGAAGTGTATTACTATCGATTCAATAAAGAGCAAGGGTTCGGTTGTGCAATGGTTGGTGATGAAGCGTTTCGCGTCAGGCATAATAGCTTTCTTACCATACCTGGAGGATTAGACCATCCGCAAGCGACAGCCCCAGGCTATGCAATGTATTTTTGCTGGATGATTCGTCATTTAGAAAATGACCCATGGACAGAACGGATATTTGAAGCCGAGCATAAATGGCTTCTCGAAAGCGATTGCAAAGTTTGGCCAAATACTTAATTAATAGCGATATCTCAATAGCTAGTTGTCGTTATTTTGTCGACAACTAGCTATTCTCCATTATGTTTCCAAATCAGGGTAGTATAAATCTTTACGTAAACAGACATCTCGATGTGTCAATGTTTCACCTTTAAAGCGTAACCAAATCTCGTCATCTGCCATAACGCCATGTGTTTTACGGACAATGCCCCAGCGATTATAGGCTTGTAAACCTAGACTCTCAAGAAGCTCCTGTGCATTCATACGAGTAGGGGGGAAAGTCCGCCATTTCAACCAACGTTCTAATTCTTCGAGGGTAATATGCCCTTCCATGTTTGGTGAAAATTGCTTATTGAAATCTTCAATATAATTAACGACATAAGGTGTACCACCATTAGCTGGCTTTAAATCTACAGAAGCAATTACCTCGTCCATCCACATGACATCAAATTTCATAAAATCAATCATCATTATCACCTTCTATCCATAACTTTTGAAATATAGGGTCGTTCAGTTGTGATAGTAAAACGGTTTTTGCACGGCCAAAATCTAAAGGACTATCTTCCAGGCGTGCCATTAAAAGCTTTTTATTAATAAACGGTGGGCCGTCATAAAGTGAAAGTTGCTTTGCAAACGATGAATTAAGTGGCTTTGCTTTTACTTTTCGTTTTAAAATGGAAATCGGTTTACCTTGTGCATAATCTTTTTCATCAGATAATAGGCTTAGCCCATTGTCAAAAATAGGGGCGAGTGACCATGATTTATGTTTAGGGTCATACAAAAAAAGGATGTTATTTGTATGACGGTCTTCATTTAAAATGAGTGCATCAAAAGCAAATAATTGTGCCAATTCTTTTCGTACGTTAAGTCCTGTAAAGCTTTCAATTTGTGCAGATAGTTGCTGAAATTTCTCTGCTGTTGATAGTGTCTTGTCTGAAGTAATAGCATCAGTTGAGGTGAAATTTGCCTCAAATAACCGTTCGAGTGTAACTTCTTGTAAATCTCCACGAAAATCATATGAATAACATCCTTTAGTCATTTCACCATCAGGTAATTCAATTTCACAAGGAAAGTATTGAACGTAGCGGTTGATAGGCAAACTGGAGCAGCTAAGTACAAGAGTCGCCAATACTTCTGCATGACCTTCATAGCCACGGGCATTTTGTTTTACCCATTTGTCGCCAATACGCCATTTTGATTGGTCGCCTTTACTAGATGTACTAATTATAGGCTGTGCCGATTTAGGAATACTGACTCTTTCGATTCGCATTGTACCACGTCCTTAATATGACTTTCCTCTATTATACATAAGTGATACTTTAAAACCCTATAGCTTTAGCAGTTTTTCGGTAATAATGTATGGCATATTCGATAAAAATGATTTACAGTATGGAGTGGTGTTAGTAGACTCGTATATTCGTTTTACCATAAGGTTTGATTTAGCTAAATCAACATAAACAAAGAACGAGCATCGGTTGTGTGCACGTTCTTTTTTAGTACCTTTTCAGTTGTGAAAAGAGCTTAATACGCACCTATCAGTTTGAAAGGGGCATTCGCAGTCGAATGATGAACAAGAACTTTAAAAGAGTTGTAAAAATCGTTTTATTAGTCGTGGTATTAATAGGTTTACTTGTAGGATACGCTTTTAAAATTGAACCAAAGATGCTTGTCGTTCATTCGTATCATTTGAATGAAGACAAAGGCGCATCAGTTAAAATAGTTCAAATATCAGATATTCAAGTTAGTGAAACATATACCGTCAATCAATTAAATCGTTTAGTCGAAAAGATTAATCAAATTTCGCCTGATATGATTGTGTTTACGGGGGATTTATTCGAAAATTTTTCTACGTTTCCACAAAAACAAGAAGTCACTGATAGTTTATCGCAACTGAAGGCGACAATGGGGAAATTTGCAGTATGGGGTAATCGTGATTATGGTGGCGGAGCTTTTAAAATCTATGAAGATTTATTAATAAATGCTGATTTTACATTATTGAATAATAGCGGCGTTACGGTTCCAGTTTCGAATGATAAAAAGCTATTTATCGGAGGAATGGATGATGGGTTACTTGGAAAGCCAGATATAGACCTGTTGCTATCGCAAATGAATGATACGTATGATTATGAAATTGTACTTATGCATGAGCCAGATATGGCAGAGCTTTTACAAGATACTTCCGTTAATTTGCTGTTAGCTGGACATAGTCATGGAGGGCAAATAAGGATTCCCTTTATGAAAACTATAAAGACGTCGTTGGCTGAAAAATATGATGATGGATTTTATACGATTAATAAAGACAATGGCATGCAGCTTTATGTCAATACGGGTATTGGCACGTCTAGAATCGCTGCTCGTTTTATGGTGCCGCCTGAAATCGCTGTTTTTACTATTCATTTGTAAGTTTAAAGTTGTGATGAATAATCTCATAGTTATATACTTTAATAAACTGATGATATAGGAGTGGAAAAACTATTGGCACGATCTAAAATATTGTATATTGTTTTTAGCCTAATGGCAGCAGCTTTTGTTCTGACGGGTTGTGGGACGTCAAAAGAGGAGAAGACAGCGGAAGAAAAAGTAGATTATGCATCGGCTGTGAAAGAAAATCCAATTGTGACGATTACAATGAACGATGATAAAAAAATTGTGGTTGAACTAGAACCTAAAGTAGCGCCGAATACAGTGGCAAACTTTATTTCCTTAGTAAACGAAGGATTTTATGATGGACTTATTTTTCATCGTGTAATTCCTGGCTTTATGATTCAAGGGGGCGATCCTTCAGGAAATGGATCAGGTGGTCCCGATTATTCGATTAAAGGTGAGTTTACTGAGAATGGCTTTGAAAATAATTTAAAACATGAACGCGGTGTCATTTCAATGGCACGGACAGGTGATCCAAATTCTGCGGGCTCTCAATTTTTTATTATGACGGAAGAAGCGTCACATCTTGATAAACAATATGCTGCATTTGGCAAAGTGATTGAAGGAATGGAAACGGTAGATGAAATCGTTGCTGTGGAACGTGATGCCACAGATAAGCCATTAGAAGATCAAATCATGAAAAAAGTCGAAGTGGATACAAAGGGCTTTGACTACCCTGCACCAGTAGTGCAAAAATAGTACGCACATTAAAATACACGTTGATTGGCTGCGATGATGCGCAGCTGGTCAACGTGTTTTATTTAGAGGAGCGAAAAGATTTTCGTTCCTCTTGTTTATTTTAGTAATTCTAAAACGCCTTGGCTTGTTTGATTTATGTGGGCCATCATGGATTGAGATGCTTGTAATAATACTTGGTCTTTTTGTAATTTAGAAATTTCCTTAGCCATATCGGTGTCGCGTAATTTAGACTCTGCAGAAATAAGATTTTCTTTAGCATTATTAACATTAGTTAAAATGTGTTCTAATGCATTCTGATATGCCCCGTATTTTGAACGTTCTTTCGAGACATATAGGCTAGCATTGTCGATGAAGGCAAGCGATTGTTCAGCATCTTCGCGTGTTAAGACGTTAAGACCATCAATACCAAGGGAAGTAGTACGCGCATCTGTTAATACAACTTTAAAATGATGTCCTGCATTTGGACCTACTTGTAATAACAAATAATCTGAATCAACTGTTGACGGTGTCCAAGTACTATCTGTTACAGTTGGAGGAACATCTAATCCATAGAAAGTATTCACTTCTAGCGTTTCTCCAGGTGTAAGTGCACGTTCATTCCATTTTAATGCATAACCGCTGTCACCAACTGGGCGATTATTATCAGTCCAAGCGGGAGATTGAATATTTGTGTATTGACCAACACGGAATTCATCTGGAGCTATT
This DNA window, taken from Lysinibacillus sp. FSL M8-0337, encodes the following:
- a CDS encoding metalloregulator ArsR/SmtB family transcription factor, whose product is MDEFIGNQKAIHIFENLSLYFHGLGDPIRQQIIALLIDKESMNVTEITELIPMSRPNVSHHLKVLRQAGLLKVQKKGTQMFYSLEFDEVIALMKQLVHFVEEECQC
- a CDS encoding saccharopine dehydrogenase — translated: MNRKMVLIVGGYGAVGRQIAQILHDRHPELDITLGGRSPEKAAPFESERVQTIVVDNNADDPLLYVGDNVSLIINSVNDLQDRLLLSAVKRKIPLIDLTRWTELFQQSVTKLKKTDLHSSVVLSSGWMAGTASLFAMLHSTSLQNVVVNIHALYSLQDKAGPDSAAYMDRMTIPFYIMEPEGRRLVFPMTEPVKVQFPDGYTAKCYRLDTPDHVTLLKAGNVDSANFRISFDSKVATSMLVGMVKSGIWKMISGERFRSLRRSLLYNPGTGSAHHILIHLKGRDQNGHWVERKITISDPLGQTHLTALGAAVQAEKLLRIPEDKPLAPGIYFPEDLPDVRMDTSEISNFFKQNGVLISH
- a CDS encoding GNAT family protein, which codes for MVVTYWAGQNLTLRAIQPEDIVIFESLDDEILRNMDSLHFPRSVDKMREWIEEQLEEDEFRFIAVDRDNNIVGMIETFDCDQKNGTFEYYLAVFESYRGKGYAKEMILMVFRFFFLELAYQKVNATVYSFNNPSMRLHEKLAFMKEGQLRNIIFTKGAYYDGICYGMTREEFELNHVEYHL
- a CDS encoding metallophosphoesterase; protein product: MMNKNFKRVVKIVLLVVVLIGLLVGYAFKIEPKMLVVHSYHLNEDKGASVKIVQISDIQVSETYTVNQLNRLVEKINQISPDMIVFTGDLFENFSTFPQKQEVTDSLSQLKATMGKFAVWGNRDYGGGAFKIYEDLLINADFTLLNNSGVTVPVSNDKKLFIGGMDDGLLGKPDIDLLLSQMNDTYDYEIVLMHEPDMAELLQDTSVNLLLAGHSHGGQIRIPFMKTIKTSLAEKYDDGFYTINKDNGMQLYVNTGIGTSRIAARFMVPPEIAVFTIHL
- a CDS encoding peptidylprolyl isomerase, whose product is MAAAFVLTGCGTSKEEKTAEEKVDYASAVKENPIVTITMNDDKKIVVELEPKVAPNTVANFISLVNEGFYDGLIFHRVIPGFMIQGGDPSGNGSGGPDYSIKGEFTENGFENNLKHERGVISMARTGDPNSAGSQFFIMTEEASHLDKQYAAFGKVIEGMETVDEIVAVERDATDKPLEDQIMKKVEVDTKGFDYPAPVVQK